A genomic segment from Glycine max cultivar Williams 82 chromosome 1, Glycine_max_v4.0, whole genome shotgun sequence encodes:
- the LOC100803220 gene encoding uncharacterized protein isoform X3, translated as MWSATSSPSIFLPHSLLRPLPRRRPLCASLSWASPDPSDGLGGWALLDAPAQPDNNKVAAFPSYAVVGFGTSLALVLAVFAASRKGFSFRFPRPMWGAVETRRDQNDAPEFDVSSGSKSTLSEADPESNVTVTQADKSVAVEKPERVVIPVSVDSTQEEALSVLKSLKIIEDDVEANELCTRREFARWLVKSNSSLERSPKHMIAPIVSLSGSVVTAFDDVGIDDPDFRSIQVLAEAGVIPSKLSWNNSFNYGGSDSQENINFYPDRFISRQDLIDWRAQLEYDFFSGVVDEISIKKAGYMDVKEITSPAVYVDMLAGDTSILRKVFGQSKRFQPNKPSTKAQAAVALTSGRMKEAISAELSRIEAENSARLAEAGEIWSELLSRGEIQRFWDEKLIEEKNRGFDVERLYHVEVKNLEEEEINQDKISAEYLKEKATMDCQKQLLLNLKKEVDEISEKVASERVTYVDERDVVQKLHEDLEFKHEELLNTKSTLEAEKEALQILRNLSES; from the exons ATGTGGTCTGCAACATCCTCCCCTTCCATCTTCCTCCCCCATTCCCTTCTTCGCCCCCTTCCTCGCCGGCGGCCCCTCTGCGCCTCCCTCTCTTGGGCCTCCCCCGACCCATCCGACGGCCTCGGAGGCTGGGCCCTCCTCGACGCCCCGGCCCAAcccgacaacaacaaag TTGCGGCATTTCCTTCTTATGCCGTTGTTGGCTTCGGCACTTCGCTCGCTCTTGTGCTCGCTGTCTTTGCTGCCTCAAGGAAAG GTTTTAGTTTTCGATTCCCGAGGCCGATGTGGGGTGCTGTGGAGACTCGGCGAGATCAAAACGACGCTCCGGAGTTTGACGTTTCGAGTGGGAGCAAGTCAACGCTGTCCGAGGCCGACCCGGAGAGCAATGTTACCGTTACGCAAGCTGATAAATCTG TAGCTGTAGAAAAGCCTGAACGTGTTGTCATCCCAGTTTCTGTGGATTCTACCCAAGAAGAAGCACTGTCAGTCTTAAAATCACTGAAG ATAATTGAAGATGATGTGGAAGCTAATGAATTGTGTACCAGAAGAGAATTTGCTAGATGGCTAGTTAAATCAAATTCTTCCTTGGAAAG GAGTCCTAAACACATGATTGCTCCAATAGTATCACTTTCTGGATCTGTAGTTACTGCATTTGATGATGTCGGTATTGACGACCCGGACTTTAGATCAATTCAAG TCTTAGCAGAAGCCGGTGTGATCCCCAGCAAATTATCTTGGAATAATAGTTTCAATTATGGTGGATCTGACTCTcaagaaaacataaatttttatcCTGATAG ATTCATCTCACGACAAGATCTAATAGACTGGAGAGCTCAGTTGGAGTATGACTTTTTCTCTGGGGTAGTTGACGAG atatcaattaaaaaagCAGGTTATATGGATGTGAAGGAGATCACTTCTCCAGCAGTTTATGTGGACATGCTGGCAGGGGATacgagtattcttagaaaagtTTTTG GACAGAGCAAGCGATTTCAGCCAAACAAACCTTCAACAAAAGCACAAGCAGCGGTGGCTCTGACAAGTGGCAGGATGAAGGAAGCAATATCAGCTGAATTGTCAAGAATAGAAGCTGAGAATTCTGCCAGGCTGGCTGAGGCAGGAGAGATCTGGTCTGAGTTGCTTAGCCGAGGAGAGATACAGAGATTTTGGGATGAAAAGCTTATTGAAGAGAAAAATCGTGGTTTTGATGTTGAGAGGCTTTATCACGTGGAAGTAAAGAATTTGGAAGAAGAGGAGATCAATCAAGATAAGATATCTGCTGagtatttaaaagaaaaggcaACAATGGATTGTCAGAAGCAGCTTCTGCTTAACTTAAAGAAAGAAGTTGATGAGATATCAGAAAAAGTCGCATCAGAGAGAGTCACATATGTAGACGAAAGGGATGTTGTACAAAAGTTGCATGAAGATTTAGAATTCAAGCATGAAGAATTGCTCAACACCAAATCCACGCTGGAAGCTGAAAAAGAAGCTCTTCAGATTCTTAG GAACTTGTCTGAAAGCTAG
- the LOC100803220 gene encoding uncharacterized protein isoform X2: MWSATSSPSIFLPHSLLRPLPRRRPLCASLSWASPDPSDGLGGWALLDAPAQPDNNKVAAFPSYAVVGFGTSLALVLAVFAASRKGFSFRFPRPMWGAVETRRDQNDAPEFDVSSGSKSTLSEADPESNVTVTQADKSAVEKPERVVIPVSVDSTQEEALSVLKSLKIIEDDVEANELCTRREFARWLVKSNSSLERSPKHMIAPIVSLSGSVVTAFDDVGIDDPDFRSIQVLAEAGVIPSKLSWNNSFNYGGSDSQENINFYPDRFISRQDLIDWRAQLEYDFFSGVVDEISIKKAGYMDVKEITSPAVYVDMLAGDTSILRKVFGQSKRFQPNKPSTKAQAAVALTSGRMKEAISAELSRIEAENSARLAEAGEIWSELLSRGEIQRFWDEKLIEEKNRGFDVERLYHVEVKNLEEEEINQDKISAEYLKEKATMDCQKQLLLNLKKEVDEISEKVASERVTYVDERDVVQKLHEDLEFKHEELLNTKSTLEAEKEALQILRSWVEDEARRSQARAAVLEEVGRRWKWDDQA, from the exons ATGTGGTCTGCAACATCCTCCCCTTCCATCTTCCTCCCCCATTCCCTTCTTCGCCCCCTTCCTCGCCGGCGGCCCCTCTGCGCCTCCCTCTCTTGGGCCTCCCCCGACCCATCCGACGGCCTCGGAGGCTGGGCCCTCCTCGACGCCCCGGCCCAAcccgacaacaacaaag TTGCGGCATTTCCTTCTTATGCCGTTGTTGGCTTCGGCACTTCGCTCGCTCTTGTGCTCGCTGTCTTTGCTGCCTCAAGGAAAG GTTTTAGTTTTCGATTCCCGAGGCCGATGTGGGGTGCTGTGGAGACTCGGCGAGATCAAAACGACGCTCCGGAGTTTGACGTTTCGAGTGGGAGCAAGTCAACGCTGTCCGAGGCCGACCCGGAGAGCAATGTTACCGTTACGCAAGCTGATAAATCTG CTGTAGAAAAGCCTGAACGTGTTGTCATCCCAGTTTCTGTGGATTCTACCCAAGAAGAAGCACTGTCAGTCTTAAAATCACTGAAG ATAATTGAAGATGATGTGGAAGCTAATGAATTGTGTACCAGAAGAGAATTTGCTAGATGGCTAGTTAAATCAAATTCTTCCTTGGAAAG GAGTCCTAAACACATGATTGCTCCAATAGTATCACTTTCTGGATCTGTAGTTACTGCATTTGATGATGTCGGTATTGACGACCCGGACTTTAGATCAATTCAAG TCTTAGCAGAAGCCGGTGTGATCCCCAGCAAATTATCTTGGAATAATAGTTTCAATTATGGTGGATCTGACTCTcaagaaaacataaatttttatcCTGATAG ATTCATCTCACGACAAGATCTAATAGACTGGAGAGCTCAGTTGGAGTATGACTTTTTCTCTGGGGTAGTTGACGAG atatcaattaaaaaagCAGGTTATATGGATGTGAAGGAGATCACTTCTCCAGCAGTTTATGTGGACATGCTGGCAGGGGATacgagtattcttagaaaagtTTTTG GACAGAGCAAGCGATTTCAGCCAAACAAACCTTCAACAAAAGCACAAGCAGCGGTGGCTCTGACAAGTGGCAGGATGAAGGAAGCAATATCAGCTGAATTGTCAAGAATAGAAGCTGAGAATTCTGCCAGGCTGGCTGAGGCAGGAGAGATCTGGTCTGAGTTGCTTAGCCGAGGAGAGATACAGAGATTTTGGGATGAAAAGCTTATTGAAGAGAAAAATCGTGGTTTTGATGTTGAGAGGCTTTATCACGTGGAAGTAAAGAATTTGGAAGAAGAGGAGATCAATCAAGATAAGATATCTGCTGagtatttaaaagaaaaggcaACAATGGATTGTCAGAAGCAGCTTCTGCTTAACTTAAAGAAAGAAGTTGATGAGATATCAGAAAAAGTCGCATCAGAGAGAGTCACATATGTAGACGAAAGGGATGTTGTACAAAAGTTGCATGAAGATTTAGAATTCAAGCATGAAGAATTGCTCAACACCAAATCCACGCTGGAAGCTGAAAAAGAAGCTCTTCAGATTCTTAG ATCTTGGGTAGAGGATGAGGCAAGGAGAAGCCAAGCTCGGGCAGCTGTCCTTGAAGAGGTAGGGCGAAGATGGAAATGGGATGACCAAGCTTGA
- the LOC100803220 gene encoding uncharacterized protein isoform X1: MWSATSSPSIFLPHSLLRPLPRRRPLCASLSWASPDPSDGLGGWALLDAPAQPDNNKVAAFPSYAVVGFGTSLALVLAVFAASRKGFSFRFPRPMWGAVETRRDQNDAPEFDVSSGSKSTLSEADPESNVTVTQADKSVAVEKPERVVIPVSVDSTQEEALSVLKSLKIIEDDVEANELCTRREFARWLVKSNSSLERSPKHMIAPIVSLSGSVVTAFDDVGIDDPDFRSIQVLAEAGVIPSKLSWNNSFNYGGSDSQENINFYPDRFISRQDLIDWRAQLEYDFFSGVVDEISIKKAGYMDVKEITSPAVYVDMLAGDTSILRKVFGQSKRFQPNKPSTKAQAAVALTSGRMKEAISAELSRIEAENSARLAEAGEIWSELLSRGEIQRFWDEKLIEEKNRGFDVERLYHVEVKNLEEEEINQDKISAEYLKEKATMDCQKQLLLNLKKEVDEISEKVASERVTYVDERDVVQKLHEDLEFKHEELLNTKSTLEAEKEALQILRSWVEDEARRSQARAAVLEEVGRRWKWDDQA, translated from the exons ATGTGGTCTGCAACATCCTCCCCTTCCATCTTCCTCCCCCATTCCCTTCTTCGCCCCCTTCCTCGCCGGCGGCCCCTCTGCGCCTCCCTCTCTTGGGCCTCCCCCGACCCATCCGACGGCCTCGGAGGCTGGGCCCTCCTCGACGCCCCGGCCCAAcccgacaacaacaaag TTGCGGCATTTCCTTCTTATGCCGTTGTTGGCTTCGGCACTTCGCTCGCTCTTGTGCTCGCTGTCTTTGCTGCCTCAAGGAAAG GTTTTAGTTTTCGATTCCCGAGGCCGATGTGGGGTGCTGTGGAGACTCGGCGAGATCAAAACGACGCTCCGGAGTTTGACGTTTCGAGTGGGAGCAAGTCAACGCTGTCCGAGGCCGACCCGGAGAGCAATGTTACCGTTACGCAAGCTGATAAATCTG TAGCTGTAGAAAAGCCTGAACGTGTTGTCATCCCAGTTTCTGTGGATTCTACCCAAGAAGAAGCACTGTCAGTCTTAAAATCACTGAAG ATAATTGAAGATGATGTGGAAGCTAATGAATTGTGTACCAGAAGAGAATTTGCTAGATGGCTAGTTAAATCAAATTCTTCCTTGGAAAG GAGTCCTAAACACATGATTGCTCCAATAGTATCACTTTCTGGATCTGTAGTTACTGCATTTGATGATGTCGGTATTGACGACCCGGACTTTAGATCAATTCAAG TCTTAGCAGAAGCCGGTGTGATCCCCAGCAAATTATCTTGGAATAATAGTTTCAATTATGGTGGATCTGACTCTcaagaaaacataaatttttatcCTGATAG ATTCATCTCACGACAAGATCTAATAGACTGGAGAGCTCAGTTGGAGTATGACTTTTTCTCTGGGGTAGTTGACGAG atatcaattaaaaaagCAGGTTATATGGATGTGAAGGAGATCACTTCTCCAGCAGTTTATGTGGACATGCTGGCAGGGGATacgagtattcttagaaaagtTTTTG GACAGAGCAAGCGATTTCAGCCAAACAAACCTTCAACAAAAGCACAAGCAGCGGTGGCTCTGACAAGTGGCAGGATGAAGGAAGCAATATCAGCTGAATTGTCAAGAATAGAAGCTGAGAATTCTGCCAGGCTGGCTGAGGCAGGAGAGATCTGGTCTGAGTTGCTTAGCCGAGGAGAGATACAGAGATTTTGGGATGAAAAGCTTATTGAAGAGAAAAATCGTGGTTTTGATGTTGAGAGGCTTTATCACGTGGAAGTAAAGAATTTGGAAGAAGAGGAGATCAATCAAGATAAGATATCTGCTGagtatttaaaagaaaaggcaACAATGGATTGTCAGAAGCAGCTTCTGCTTAACTTAAAGAAAGAAGTTGATGAGATATCAGAAAAAGTCGCATCAGAGAGAGTCACATATGTAGACGAAAGGGATGTTGTACAAAAGTTGCATGAAGATTTAGAATTCAAGCATGAAGAATTGCTCAACACCAAATCCACGCTGGAAGCTGAAAAAGAAGCTCTTCAGATTCTTAG ATCTTGGGTAGAGGATGAGGCAAGGAGAAGCCAAGCTCGGGCAGCTGTCCTTGAAGAGGTAGGGCGAAGATGGAAATGGGATGACCAAGCTTGA
- the LOC102660123 gene encoding uncharacterized protein, which yields MPPQQGPSLYDRMTKLEETLAQFMQVSMSNLKSTESVIKNLEVQVGQLAKQLANRPSSSFRANTKKNPKEECKVVMTRSNMVSMNEGEKRIYEEKQQLVTEPEIDPVVEPLSETEEEVEAEDDQQKEIPIIVSEKEINMLTRKNKYIHSENIIVEGNCSAVIQRILPPKHKDPGSVTIPCLIGEVYVGKALIDLGANINLMSLSMCRRLGELEIMSTRMTLQLAYRSITRPYEVIDGVLVRVKHLIFPDDFVVMDIKEDTYIPLILGCPFMATASCVVDMGKKKLEMGIEDQKISFELFDEERKLLDQNVCLEVKESEEKMDSSKRKTIASTSLAGYDRSRFVSQEAWDRYSDNLTNLTGGSIDVTIVKEFYANLYVPDDKFPKQVRVRGNLIKFDVDSLNTFLETPVVVEQGESLPFYSRFAKLRPDPQELAARLCIPGRGFVLNVEGLPWKLLRKYLTTLAQT from the exons ATGCCACcacaacaagggcctagtctctatgacAGAATGacgaagctggaagagactcttgCTCAGTTCATGCAAGTATCCATGTCCAATTTAAAGAGCACTGAGTCAGTCATCAAGAATCTAgaagtccaggtgggacaaTTGGCAAAACAACTAGCAAACCGACCATCAAGCAGCTTTAGAGCCAACACAAAGAAGAATCCTAAGGAGGAGTGCAAGGTTGTTATGACTAGAAGCAACATGGTGAGCATGAATGAAGGTGAGAAGAGGATATATGAAGAAAAACAACAGCTAGTGACTGAACCAGAAATTGACCCAGTGGTGGAACCTTTGAGTGAGACTGAGGAAGAAGTGGAAGCAGAAGATGATCAACAAAAGGAGATACCAATAATAGtgagtgaaaaagaaataa atatgctcACACGGAAGAATAAGTACATTCACAGTGAAAACATCATTGTGGAAGGAAACTGCAGTGCTGTAATTCAGAGGATccttccacctaagcacaaagatcctgggagtgtgACTATTCCGTGTTTAATTGGTGAAGTTTATGTTGGCAAGGCTCTtattgatttgggagccaatatTAATTTGATGTCTCTTTCCATGTGCCGGAGGCTAggagagttggagataatgTCGACTAGGATGACTTTACAATTAGCATATCGCTCCATCACCAGACCCTATGAAGTAATAGACGGTGTTTTGGTTCGGGTCAAACACCTTATCTTTCCTGatgactttgtggtaatggacaTAAAGGAAGATACATATATTCCCTTAATTTTGGGATGTCCATTTATGGCTACTGCAAGCTGTGTAGTAGACATGGGAAAGAAGAAGCTAGAAATGGGTATTGAAGACCAAAAGATTAGCTTTGAGCTATTTGATGAAGAAAGGAAATTGCTGGACCAAAATGTTtgtctagaggtgaaggagagtGAAGAGAAG ATGGATTCCTCTAAGAGAAAAACTATAGCTTCAACGTCTCTGGCCGGTTATGATAGATCAAGATTTGTATCACAGGAGGCCTGGGATCGTTACTCAGATAAT CTGACTAACTTGACTGGGGGAAGCATTGATGTGACAATTGTGAAGGAATTCTATGCAAATCTTTATGTCCCAGATGACAAGTTTCCCAAGCAAGTTAGGGTTCGAGGGAACctaataaaatttgatgttgATTCCCTCAACACCTTCTTGGAGACTCCAGTGGTCGTGGAGCAAGGGGAGAGCTTACCTTTTTACTCCAGGTTTGCTAAACTgaggcctgatcctcaggagcttgCAGCCCGGCTGTGTATCCCTGGGAGGGGATTTGTTCTTAATGTTGAGGGTCTACCGTGGAAGCTCTTGAGGAAATATCTTACCACTCTGGCCCAAACCTAG